A genomic region of Papaver somniferum cultivar HN1 chromosome 7, ASM357369v1, whole genome shotgun sequence contains the following coding sequences:
- the LOC113300478 gene encoding putative F-box protein At3g58860, with the protein MDRISELPDFLIQHVLSFLPTKFVVSTTVLSKRWKNLRIHVPTLDFSDCKEYTSDDEGKTERFMDFVDRLLILPNMSPVHKFRLVYDRENGHFDPVREKEWIATAVKCKVEEVFVSMGYPEDTLPDSLFTSESLIKLDIHFPDDNDYYETMLSVP; encoded by the coding sequence atGGATAGGATTAGTGAATTACCAGATTTCCTGATTCAACATGTACTCTCTTTTCTTCCAACTAAATTCGTTGTTTCGACTACTGTGTTGTCTAAAAGATGGAAAAATCTCAGGATACATGTACCAACTCTTGATTTTAGTGATTGCAAGGAATATACTTCTGATGATGAAGGGAAGACGGAGAGGTTTATGGATTTTGTGGACAGACTATTAATCCTTCCCAACATGTCACCCGTACACAAATTTCGTCTCGTATATGACCGTGAAAATGGCCACTTTGATCCAGTACGAGAAAAGGAATGGATTGCTACTGCAGTAAAATGTAAGGTCGAAGAGGTCTTTGTTTCCATGGGCTATCCAGAAGACACGTTACCCGACAGCCTCTTCACTTCTGAATCATTGATTAAATTGGATATCCATTTCCCAGATGATAATGATTATTACGAGACCATGCTAAGTGTTCCATAG